The following coding sequences are from one Streptococcus mitis window:
- a CDS encoding phage replisome organizer N-terminal domain-containing protein, with protein MNGVQWIKITTDIFDDEKIQLIESMPEGDTLIVIWFKILVLAGKQNNSGILSLGNKVYYTEEMLSTVFRRKATSVKLALSMFEEFGMIEIIDGAITIPKWEKHQNIDGLEKIRKQTRERVARHRQKQKALITGEPQLVLDCNVTVTDENDNVTQEIKNKSKNKKEIENILDNSSRKPETYIPPKYYSLLESISYKYNDRFLYPNNYTLTHAQKMKIGKYLASGYVTSDEVISMIERIPEDATSPLAYLFKSMENLKQERMLECKAIAHENARKKYMINE; from the coding sequence ATGAATGGTGTTCAGTGGATCAAGATAACAACAGATATATTTGATGATGAAAAAATTCAGCTAATAGAATCAATGCCAGAAGGAGATACTCTTATTGTAATATGGTTTAAAATTCTGGTGCTTGCAGGAAAGCAAAATAATAGTGGCATATTAAGTCTAGGGAACAAGGTTTATTACACAGAAGAGATGCTTTCAACAGTGTTTAGGCGAAAGGCTACATCTGTAAAATTAGCTCTCAGCATGTTTGAAGAATTTGGCATGATAGAAATCATAGATGGCGCTATTACCATTCCAAAATGGGAGAAACATCAGAATATAGATGGACTAGAAAAGATTAGAAAACAAACTAGGGAACGTGTTGCTCGTCATAGACAAAAACAAAAAGCACTAATTACAGGCGAGCCACAACTCGTTTTAGACTGTAACGTTACAGTAACGGATGAAAATGATAATGTAACGCAAGAGATTAAGAACAAGAGTAAGAATAAGAAAGAGATTGAGAATATACTGGATAATAGTTCTAGAAAGCCTGAAACTTATATTCCACCCAAATATTATTCTTTGTTAGAATCCATTTCTTATAAGTACAATGATAGATTTTTGTATCCTAACAATTACACTTTAACACATGCTCAGAAGATGAAGATAGGCAAGTATTTGGCTAGTGGGTATGTAACTAGTGATGAAGTCATTAGCATGATTGAACGGATTCCTGAGGATGCGACGTCTCCTTTGGCGTATTTATTTAAGTCTATGGAGAATTTAAAGCAGGAACGTATGCTGGAGTGCAAAGCTATTGCCCATGAAAATGCCCGAAAGAAGTATATGATAAATGAGTAG
- a CDS encoding helix-turn-helix domain-containing protein has protein sequence MTNHITKLIENSGKKLTEISEATNIAYPTLSGYNQGIRKPKKDNAEKLAKYFNVSVAYIMGLDSNPHAPSNLKIVTDSFKTSKIGSVTPFKSDMEKLKKSIEFGERALTLPLDDSFSDEFRHIFSEYLAEKNKRFMSEFIDYMNHQNKDSKVWQSWIKTDEYAIRQEDRKNR, from the coding sequence ATGACGAATCATATTACTAAACTGATAGAAAATAGCGGAAAAAAATTGACAGAAATTAGCGAAGCTACAAATATAGCCTATCCTACACTTTCTGGATACAATCAAGGAATCCGCAAACCTAAAAAAGATAATGCTGAAAAATTGGCAAAATACTTTAATGTTTCCGTCGCTTACATTATGGGACTTGATAGCAACCCACACGCTCCATCAAATCTTAAAATTGTTACAGATAGTTTCAAAACATCTAAAATTGGTTCTGTGACACCTTTTAAAAGCGATATGGAGAAGTTAAAGAAGAGCATCGAATTTGGCGAAAGGGCATTAACACTACCACTTGATGATAGTTTTTCAGATGAATTTCGTCATATATTCTCAGAATATCTAGCTGAGAAAAACAAACGTTTTATGTCTGAGTTTATAGATTATATGAATCACCAAAATAAAGATTCTAAAGTTTGGCAGAGCTGGATTAAAACAGACGAATACGCTATCCGCCAAGAAGATAGAAAAAATAGATAG
- the rpsI gene encoding 30S ribosomal protein S9, translating into MSQAQYAGTGRRKNAVARVRLVPGTGKITVNKKDVEEYIPHADLRLVINQPFAVTSTVGSYDVFVNVVGGGYAGQSGAIRHGIARALLQVDPDFRDSLKRAGLLTRDSRKVERKKPGLKKARKASQFSKR; encoded by the coding sequence ATGTCACAAGCACAATATGCAGGTACTGGACGTCGTAAAAACGCTGTTGCACGCGTTCGCCTTGTTCCAGGAACTGGTAAAATCACTGTTAACAAAAAAGATGTTGAAGAGTACATCCCACACGCTGACCTTCGTCTTGTCATCAACCAACCGTTCGCAGTTACTTCAACTGTAGGTTCATACGACGTTTTCGTTAACGTTGTAGGTGGTGGATACGCTGGTCAATCAGGAGCTATCCGTCACGGTATCGCTCGTGCCCTTCTTCAAGTAGACCCAGACTTCCGCGATTCATTGAAACGCGCAGGACTTCTTACACGTGACTCACGTAAAGTTGAACGTAAGAAACCAGGTCTTAAGAAAGCTCGTAAAGCATCACAATTCTCAAAACGTTAA
- a CDS encoding site-specific integrase, with the protein MSIHKYKTKKGILYYVSFYIGLDAYGKKKRHLKRGFKTKKEAKLYEARLEAGVVAPTVSTDKPNPKVTYKELYQEWFNAYVGTVEETTSSQTKNIYRIHILPIFGDKFIDQISPLDCQNFITQKSQTFKNIKQIKSYTSKIFDFAINMNYIDRNPMKNVIMPKIKKTRSDNFWSLEELHHFLDIVKETEPFKHFALFRLLAFSGLRKGELYALKWADINFDSNLLNIDKSLGRIDGKAIEKSTKNESSVRTIYLDDETIDIIKQWRNFYLKEQSQLPLTKLNISDEYMFSYISSNDKIEPLHADYINNVLNRIIKKHKLKPISPHGFRHTHATLMSEIGIDPSNTSKRLGHASSQVTLDVYTHTTKTGEKNSIDKFADYLNKAK; encoded by the coding sequence ATGTCTATACACAAATACAAAACAAAAAAAGGAATCCTATACTATGTCAGCTTTTACATTGGCTTAGATGCTTATGGAAAGAAAAAAAGGCACTTAAAGAGAGGGTTCAAAACCAAAAAAGAGGCAAAATTGTACGAAGCTCGTTTAGAAGCTGGTGTCGTTGCCCCCACAGTAAGTACCGACAAACCTAACCCCAAAGTCACTTATAAAGAACTTTATCAAGAATGGTTTAATGCCTATGTTGGTACCGTTGAAGAAACAACTTCTTCCCAAACTAAGAATATCTATCGAATACATATTCTACCAATATTTGGCGATAAATTTATTGACCAAATCAGTCCTTTAGACTGTCAAAACTTTATTACACAAAAATCTCAGACTTTCAAAAATATCAAACAGATAAAATCCTATACCTCAAAAATTTTTGATTTTGCAATCAACATGAACTACATTGATCGAAATCCAATGAAGAATGTTATCATGCCTAAAATCAAAAAAACTAGATCAGATAATTTTTGGTCACTGGAGGAATTACATCATTTCCTTGATATAGTGAAAGAAACCGAGCCATTTAAACATTTTGCTTTATTTAGACTGCTTGCATTTAGTGGACTACGAAAAGGGGAGTTATACGCTTTAAAATGGGCTGATATTAACTTTGACAGCAATCTATTGAACATAGATAAAAGTCTAGGAAGAATTGACGGTAAAGCGATTGAAAAGAGCACAAAGAATGAATCTTCAGTTCGTACAATCTATCTTGATGATGAGACAATCGATATTATTAAGCAATGGAGAAATTTCTATCTGAAAGAACAATCTCAGCTTCCTCTTACAAAGCTGAATATTAGTGATGAATATATGTTCTCTTACATATCAAGTAATGACAAAATTGAACCTTTGCATGCTGATTACATTAATAACGTACTGAATCGAATTATTAAAAAGCATAAATTAAAACCAATTAGCCCACATGGGTTTAGACATACACATGCAACACTTATGTCTGAAATTGGAATCGATCCTTCTAATACATCAAAACGTCTCGGTCATGCAAGCAGTCAGGTGACATTAGATGTCTATACTCACACCACAAAAACTGGTGAGAAAAACTCTATTGACAAATTTGCAGACTATCTCAATAAAGCAAAATAA